In Thermoanaerobacterium xylanolyticum LX-11, the genomic window AAAGCCTCGTTGTCTATAAGCTCCCCTCTGGCTGTATCCACAATGTAGACACCATCTTTCATCATAGAAAACTGCTTAAATGATAGCATGTGATAATTGCCCTTATTAAGTGATGCATTTAGAGATATCATATCTGCCTCTTTTAAAAGTTCTTCTAATGTTTCTACAGGCTCAGCACCTCTTTCACGTATCAAACCAGATGGTACGTACGGATCGTAAGCTATAACTTTTGCATTAAACCCATACCTGAGTATTTCACAAACTCTGCTTCCTATATTGCCAATGCCTATTATGCCTATAACCTTATCCCTTAGCTCTGCACCCATGAAGCTGGCTCTTTCGCTCCACTTGCCATCTTTTACTTTAAGAGATGCTCCTCTTACCTTCCTGACCACATCCAATAAAAGCGTCACAGCCGACTCAGCCACAGCTTCTCTTTCAACATACCCATCAACTTTTGTGACGTATGTGCCTTTTTCTTGAGCACTTTTTATGTCGATATTATCGTATCCAATGCCATGCCTTGTTATAAGCAGCGTTTTATCCTTATACTCAAAAAACTCTTTATCGTAGTAAGGCTTGACGCTTGCAACAATGATAGAATATCCCATAAGCTTCTCTGCCAGTTCTTTGCCGTGCATGTCGTAAGGAAATTGGAACCTGTCAACTTCCCCAAACTTTTTTAGCTTCTCTAAATGCTCAGGAAAATTTCTCCCGAAACTACTGGAATTTACAATAGCTATTTTCACACCCATTTTTTCTCCTCCTAAGATTTATTTTTCATAGAATATTTCTTTCAAATGGTTTTCTATGTTATCAGAAACCATTTTATAATGTTCTTCTTCATAATCGTAAAGCATGTCTTTAATCTCTTTTCCTTTTAGGTCAAGCAAAACGCCAAAAGATATGTGGAAAAGCTGCTTTATCTCTGGTCTAATTATAAATTCTGAATTATCAAGCTCAGGTTCATCTTTAAAGTCATCCTTTTTAATCAAAACCTTGTATGATTTTTTGCTTTCTTCCAGATTTGATAAAGCTATTTTGTAAAGTTCTCTATAGAACTCCTTGTCAGATTTGTAAATGAGATTTACAGCCTGTAGCCAACTTGTGCCAGACGTCTTTATGTGAAAATTCTTCTCAGTTGTCTGGCTGAAAATCTTGTAAATGCTAAATTTATCGCTGCCTGAATGTAAGCTAAGCTTATAACCGCCTATTAACTTCGTAAGATCGTAGTGCTTTTTAAGCTCTCTTTCAAATTCATTTACGTCTCCTACGTAGTCAATTGCCTTTTCAAATTCCCCAGGAAATTTAGGAGCTATGCTGAAAAAGTCAATGCCATTCCGATGGAGATACTCTGCTACAAAAAGGTGATCCTCCAAAGTCGTCACTTTTCCGCCTTCGTCGATAGAGATTTCAAGGTCAAAGTCGTTAAGTTTTTCTTTTAAGATGTCATTAACCTTCTCGACAAACTTCATTGCAGCCTCATATGCAACTGCAGATTTTAAAAGCTCGTCTTCTGAGACTAAATGACCACCAAAACCCACATTTAGAGATTTGCCTGAAAAGTCTTCCACAATCTTTCTGCTTACATCTGACAATGTCTTTGCTTTTTCTTTGATTTCTAATGACGTTGCACCGCTTACATCAAAAAGCTGTTCACTTAAGTCCAGCGTGTACATGGTGTAACCGGCATCTATGCCTTCTAAAAGGTACTTCTCATCCTTTATATGGTCTGCATCAGCTCCATAATGGCCTATATAGCCGGTCTCTAAAACTCCCAATACTACTTTTAAAAGCACATCTTTAAAATCCCTGTTTGTCTTTACAAGCTCTCTTGGGGATTGCTGCGCCAAAATAGGGAATACATTGAATTTTTTTAAAGCGTCAAGCTGTGCTGCTGTTGCCAGCCCAAGCCTGTCACCTGTGCCAAACGAAGCATTTTCCCTGCATATAGTAGGGCCTATATGAAATCTGCCGTTTAGCGTAACATAGTTATCGAAGGTAAAAGAATAAACATTAAATTGGAGGTTATCGCTTATTTTCTTATTCTCTGAAAAGTATGGTTCTTTAAGCTTCAACTCGTCATTAGACAGTATGCCGATCATTTTTTCCTTTTGCTTTTTCACCACAAATATATATGTGTTTTCACCAAGCTTCCTTAAAGAATCTGGATATATCTGAAACCCACTTTCTTTAAGCACAGATGATACATTTCCAACCATTTCTCATCTCTCCTTTCAAATCGAAAAACATGCTAATTAGCCAAATCTATTACAACATGATTTTTCAAATCATCTATCACATCCATGTTTTGCACTCCTGACGTTATAACCCTATCCACATCACCTATATTGCAAAATGACACCATAGCATCTTTGCCAAATTTACTGCTGTCGACGACGACAA contains:
- a CDS encoding D-isomer specific 2-hydroxyacid dehydrogenase family protein — encoded protein: MGVKIAIVNSSSFGRNFPEHLEKLKKFGEVDRFQFPYDMHGKELAEKLMGYSIIVASVKPYYDKEFFEYKDKTLLITRHGIGYDNIDIKSAQEKGTYVTKVDGYVEREAVAESAVTLLLDVVRKVRGASLKVKDGKWSERASFMGAELRDKVIGIIGIGNIGSRVCEILRYGFNAKVIAYDPYVPSGLIRERGAEPVETLEELLKEADMISLNASLNKGNYHMLSFKQFSMMKDGVYIVDTARGELIDNEALMKALDDGKVAGVGLDVVENEPIDENHPLLKYENVVITPHISAYTRECLKGMGDKVVSDIEKVLNGEEPDGVIKL
- a CDS encoding tagaturonate epimerase family protein; this translates as MVGNVSSVLKESGFQIYPDSLRKLGENTYIFVVKKQKEKMIGILSNDELKLKEPYFSENKKISDNLQFNVYSFTFDNYVTLNGRFHIGPTICRENASFGTGDRLGLATAAQLDALKKFNVFPILAQQSPRELVKTNRDFKDVLLKVVLGVLETGYIGHYGADADHIKDEKYLLEGIDAGYTMYTLDLSEQLFDVSGATSLEIKEKAKTLSDVSRKIVEDFSGKSLNVGFGGHLVSEDELLKSAVAYEAAMKFVEKVNDILKEKLNDFDLEISIDEGGKVTTLEDHLFVAEYLHRNGIDFFSIAPKFPGEFEKAIDYVGDVNEFERELKKHYDLTKLIGGYKLSLHSGSDKFSIYKIFSQTTEKNFHIKTSGTSWLQAVNLIYKSDKEFYRELYKIALSNLEESKKSYKVLIKKDDFKDEPELDNSEFIIRPEIKQLFHISFGVLLDLKGKEIKDMLYDYEEEHYKMVSDNIENHLKEIFYEK